Proteins from one Oscillatoria nigro-viridis PCC 7112 genomic window:
- a CDS encoding PAS domain S-box protein has protein sequence MDNSEIKVLVVDDQPSNLRFLSKLLTSQGYQVYRAICGQLALNVAIAHCPDLILLDIRMPEMNGYEVCRRLKAAPETEQIPVIFLSVLDEMNDKLQAFRVGGADYITKPFQVEEVLARIDKQVRLRKLQQQLKEQNYQLQQSQSLLASILNSSLDCVVAYSAVRNSEGNIVDFQWLLSNPAAEKFDSLLLNDIVGNNLLAKICQVSNNELFDLYVSVVETGETVDQEFCYEQERDTIVWLHIVAVKLNDGLAVTFRNITERKRAEIALRDSEERFRAIFEQAAVGIAKTALCGKFMRVNPGFCQIVRYAQSELLQKNWEAITHPDDREADREYLQSLLSGKIQTFSVEKRLLCKDEAVRWANVTVSAMRDVKGTLQYLICAIEDISERKLVQELLQESLDTQTRYAQELTRSNAELEQFAYVASHDLQAPLSTIAGYAQLLEKRFPSQLDAQGSKFIRNIVNSCERMQALIDDLLEYSRVGRSQKPFEMIDCNRVFEDACANLQVAVRENQASVTSGDLPRVKGDCLQLLQLFQNLIGNAIKYRSSEAPVVQVDASRQGDSWVFSVQDNGIGIASHYHPRIFQIFQRLHTQKQYSGTGIGLAICQRIVERHGGSLWVESEPNRGSTFYFSLPISK, from the coding sequence ATGGATAATAGCGAAATTAAAGTATTGGTGGTTGATGACCAACCAAGTAATCTGCGGTTCTTATCCAAACTGCTAACATCCCAGGGGTATCAAGTTTACCGAGCTATTTGCGGTCAACTGGCGTTGAATGTGGCGATCGCCCATTGCCCGGATTTAATTTTGCTCGATATTAGAATGCCGGAAATGAACGGTTATGAAGTTTGTCGGAGACTGAAAGCGGCACCAGAAACAGAACAAATTCCGGTAATTTTTTTAAGCGTATTAGATGAAATGAACGATAAATTACAAGCTTTTCGAGTAGGAGGCGCCGACTATATTACTAAACCATTTCAAGTAGAAGAAGTGTTAGCACGCATCGACAAGCAAGTCCGCTTGCGAAAACTGCAACAGCAATTAAAAGAGCAAAATTATCAACTGCAACAGTCGCAGTCGCTGCTTGCTAGCATATTAAATAGTTCCTTAGACTGTGTGGTGGCATATTCTGCTGTCCGCAACAGTGAGGGAAATATTGTAGATTTCCAGTGGCTCTTGAGCAACCCGGCCGCTGAAAAATTTGATAGTCTCCTATTAAATGACATAGTTGGCAATAATTTGTTAGCCAAAATTTGCCAAGTTAGTAATAACGAGTTATTTGATTTGTATGTTTCTGTAGTAGAAACAGGAGAAACTGTAGACCAAGAATTTTGTTACGAACAGGAGCGAGATACAATTGTTTGGCTGCACATTGTGGCGGTCAAATTAAACGACGGTCTGGCAGTAACATTCCGCAACATTACCGAGCGCAAACGAGCAGAAATTGCCCTACGAGACAGCGAAGAACGCTTCCGCGCGATATTCGAGCAAGCTGCAGTCGGCATAGCTAAAACCGCGCTTTGCGGTAAATTTATGCGGGTAAATCCCGGCTTTTGTCAAATTGTCCGCTATGCACAATCCGAATTGTTACAGAAAAATTGGGAGGCAATTACTCACCCCGATGACAGAGAAGCGGACAGAGAATACCTGCAATCGCTTTTATCGGGGAAGATTCAAACTTTTTCTGTGGAAAAGCGTTTGCTATGCAAAGATGAGGCAGTGCGCTGGGCAAATGTTACTGTTTCGGCCATGCGCGATGTCAAGGGGACGCTGCAGTATTTGATTTGTGCGATCGAGGATATTTCCGAACGCAAGCTGGTACAAGAATTGCTGCAAGAGAGTTTAGACACTCAAACCCGCTACGCTCAAGAATTAACTCGTTCTAATGCCGAACTAGAACAGTTTGCTTACGTGGCTTCTCACGATTTGCAAGCGCCTTTGAGCACGATTGCCGGCTACGCTCAACTATTAGAAAAACGCTTTCCCAGCCAACTTGATGCCCAAGGGAGTAAATTTATCCGCAATATTGTTAATTCTTGCGAGCGGATGCAGGCGCTGATTGATGACTTGCTGGAATATTCGCGGGTAGGTCGCAGTCAGAAACCTTTTGAGATGATAGATTGCAATCGGGTTTTTGAGGATGCTTGTGCTAATTTGCAGGTAGCCGTCCGCGAGAATCAAGCTTCAGTTACGAGTGGGGATTTGCCAAGGGTAAAAGGTGACTGTTTGCAACTGCTGCAACTGTTTCAAAATTTAATTGGTAACGCCATTAAGTACCGCAGCAGTGAGGCGCCGGTGGTGCAGGTGGACGCTTCGCGTCAGGGGGATAGCTGGGTGTTTTCAGTGCAGGATAACGGTATTGGAATTGCCTCACATTACCATCCGCGAATTTTTCAGATTTTTCAGCGCTTGCACACCCAAAAACAGTATTCGGGAACTGGTATCGGTTTAGCTATTTGTCAAAGAATTGTCGAGCGGCACGGGGGCAGCCTTTGGGTAGAATCAGAACCCAATCGAGGCTCGACTTTTTATTTTTCTCTTCCTATATCAAAGTGA
- a CDS encoding response regulator produces MNYQKEKFTLLIANDDEDTRFLVKEALKEVRLAITSEFVENGEQVLDYLYRRGQYLGSSNWHQPDLILLDLNMPRLDGRETLTSIRSDPHLQQIPVVILTTSHRRGDILLCYRLGANSFISKPVTFEGLLEVMKTLCEYWFEIVSLPPDM; encoded by the coding sequence GTGAATTATCAAAAGGAAAAATTTACTCTTTTAATAGCCAACGATGACGAGGATACCCGCTTTTTGGTGAAGGAAGCACTGAAAGAAGTTCGATTAGCAATTACGAGCGAATTTGTGGAAAATGGAGAACAAGTGCTAGACTACTTGTACCGTCGCGGTCAATATCTTGGTAGCAGCAATTGGCATCAGCCAGACTTGATACTTTTGGATCTGAATATGCCGAGGCTGGACGGACGAGAAACACTAACTTCGATCAGATCAGACCCCCATTTGCAACAAATTCCGGTTGTAATTCTCACAACTTCCCACCGCAGAGGAGATATCTTGCTTTGCTACCGATTGGGAGCCAATTCTTTCATATCCAAACCAGTCACTTTTGAAGGATTGCTTGAAGTAATGAAGACTTTATGTGAGTATTGGTTTGAGATCGTTTCACTCCCGCCGGATATGTAA
- a CDS encoding diguanylate cyclase domain-containing protein: protein MLTRHQCLKILLVEDDLGEPTMIEDLLGSFSESLFLLQTVKSLERGVGCLEVEKFDAVLLDLSVSDSLRGSEAIAVLKGRWPTLPIVVLTDINDENIARSVLRWGAQDCLVKGRFHRTLLVRAIHYAIERQQIEEQLRQQALRQRLLGKMIEHIRSSIDPASILQSTVAEVRQFLQTDRVLIYRCQDWVSELDGEEQKGAIVAGDGLPEGYIENQNISAALAVSCFVLVESQSVQAIADVSTAPLAGSCKELLADCEIAAVISVPIWQSGDWETAKEIQEATVWEVENNQDVAENYIWHHGSGKAQAQGKNLPDSIAENGNSLWGMLTAYNCCGVREWQQWEIDFLQHLANQVAIAIEQSQLYRKLAIANKKLQQLATTDGLTGIANRRQFDRVLSLEWRRLAREELPLSLIMFDIDFFKLYNEFYGHLGGDDCLRQVARAIAREANRPGDLTARYGGEEFALVLPNTSAQGANAVARKICDGIACLKLPHARSSIGPYVTLSCGIATAIPSAQEYPKTIIRSADSALYQAKTEGKNRICHASSNSESSPIFM from the coding sequence GTGTTAACACGTCACCAATGTCTGAAAATTTTGTTGGTTGAAGATGACCTCGGAGAGCCGACAATGATCGAAGACCTTCTAGGGTCATTCAGCGAGTCTCTATTTCTCCTCCAAACTGTTAAGTCTCTGGAGAGAGGAGTCGGCTGTCTGGAAGTAGAAAAGTTTGACGCCGTACTATTAGATTTGTCAGTGTCAGACAGCTTGAGGGGAAGCGAGGCGATCGCAGTTTTGAAAGGGCGATGGCCCACACTGCCAATTGTGGTGCTGACAGATATCAACGATGAAAATATTGCCCGGTCGGTATTGCGCTGGGGCGCTCAAGATTGTTTGGTAAAGGGAAGATTTCACAGAACTCTGCTGGTGCGGGCAATCCATTACGCGATCGAACGCCAGCAAATCGAAGAACAATTGCGGCAGCAGGCTCTCCGACAGCGGCTGTTGGGCAAAATGATCGAACATATTCGATCGTCAATAGATCCGGCAAGCATTCTCCAAAGTACCGTTGCAGAAGTGCGCCAATTTCTCCAAACAGACCGCGTTTTAATTTATCGCTGTCAGGATTGGGTGTCTGAATTGGACGGGGAAGAACAAAAAGGTGCGATCGTCGCAGGTGACGGTTTGCCAGAAGGTTATATTGAAAACCAAAATATTAGTGCTGCTTTGGCGGTGTCATGCTTTGTTTTAGTCGAATCCCAGTCTGTACAAGCAATAGCAGATGTCAGCACTGCCCCCTTGGCTGGCAGTTGCAAAGAATTGCTGGCAGATTGTGAAATTGCAGCAGTTATCAGCGTGCCAATTTGGCAATCAGGCGACTGGGAAACGGCAAAAGAAATACAAGAAGCAACTGTTTGGGAAGTTGAGAACAATCAAGATGTAGCGGAAAATTATATCTGGCACCACGGGAGTGGCAAAGCGCAGGCGCAGGGTAAAAATTTGCCGGATTCGATCGCAGAAAATGGCAATAGTTTGTGGGGAATGTTGACAGCATACAATTGCTGCGGTGTCAGGGAATGGCAGCAGTGGGAAATAGATTTTTTACAGCACTTGGCCAATCAAGTGGCGATCGCGATCGAACAATCTCAACTTTACCGCAAGCTAGCAATAGCCAATAAAAAATTGCAGCAACTGGCAACTACTGACGGACTGACTGGCATTGCCAATCGCCGCCAGTTCGATCGCGTTTTGAGCTTAGAGTGGCGCAGATTGGCAAGAGAGGAACTGCCGCTGTCTTTAATTATGTTTGACATCGACTTTTTTAAACTTTACAACGAGTTTTATGGCCACCTCGGCGGGGACGATTGTTTGCGCCAAGTTGCCAGGGCGATCGCCAGAGAGGCCAACCGACCTGGGGATTTGACTGCCCGCTACGGTGGCGAAGAATTTGCCCTAGTGCTGCCCAACACCAGCGCCCAAGGGGCAAACGCTGTCGCCCGGAAAATTTGCGACGGCATCGCCTGCTTGAAACTGCCCCACGCGCGATCGTCGATCGGCCCCTACGTTACCCTCAGTTGCGGCATTGCGACAGCGATTCCTTCTGCCCAGGAATATCCCAAAACCATAATTCGCAGCGCTGATAGCGCCCTTTATCAAGCCAAAACCGAAGGCAAAAATCGCATTTGTCACGCCAGCAGTAACTCGGAATCTTCCCCGATTTTTATGTAA
- a CDS encoding PAS domain S-box protein: MTSVFESTLTPACLKILLVEDCAEDAELIQELLSDPQLGQSIDVTNVVRLREAIEILSDKIFDVILLDISLPDSPKFNTFFRLQDCGINIPIVILTATDDEELAVELIAAGAQDYLVKRQVDSRLLVRTLRCAIARQKRQAEWQKSQEKYQQVVDNIKEVVFETNTAGNWTFLNPAWTEITGFTVDQSLGTSCLSYIHSEDQYQYLNSLRCLSENQETSSCYQIRYLTKNGEIRWVEVQEFLILGWDGAAQGTTGTIHDITDKIFALSELEASKKFLNYTIDALADPIFVKDEQHRWILLNDAFCKLIGKQREELLGKSHYDFFPKQEAEIFWHTDQQVFKTGKENESEEIFTDANGAKHILSTKKTVFENTDGSKILVGIIRDITEERRKQLAQQESEARLRQLAANLPGIIYQFRLSTDGKKSFPYISSGSRDLFELAPEKIQQNPQLLFSFIHPDDRQRFEESIAVSAANMQPWQQEWRAIVPSGKVKWMQGGSSRPERVDSPTEIGQEGDIVWEGMVLDITDLKQAEAALRESEARFRSLVENIPGAICRSLYDAEWTIVFISDEIEVISGYPAGDFIGNNRLSFATIVHEADKEMVDRQISTAVESKQPYNLEYRIVRADGAVRWMSERGRPTYNLEGLVLWLDRAIFDITDRKQAELTLCLITQAVDSASDAIAIADLDGYSVYHNQAFIQRYGYTVEELNNAGGPAVMYPKSQDLRKLFRVMRKGFSWESEIEIKSKNGDIIETFLRANCIKDSASQPIGMIAIIADLTEIKRTESALKISEERLQLAVSGSSLGLWDWNIATGETYFDFYWKSMLGYAETEIENNLKGWESLVHPEDRVKVMECLNSYLEGETDIYEFEFRMLNKAGNWQWILAMGKVVEYDEWGAPLRITGTHKDISARVAAEAEKTQLIASLQQLAEQLQAAQKIARIGNWEFDREAGVITWSEELFRVYGRELNRPPTMEELLDQIHPDDKERFAEVVQKAMTEGTAYDIDHRICFPSGEIRHVNCKGQAIKNELGQVVRLFGTAMDISHRKKAEIALQESEQRFRAVFEQAAIGIVKVWRDGQFLNANQGFCNIVGYSELELKSRNFGDISHPEDVAADVESRDRLLAGEIFNYSIEKRFICKDGSFVWTNMTVSLVRDGFGEPSYVIAVIEDISARKLAEAILRQQLKRERLVVKMLERIRSSLNLEEILTKTVAEVRQFLQTDRTVIYQFNPDWSGFVNVESVGKNWLAIQGITINDSCFEDSYASAYEHGRAVAVDDIYQADISECYINLLSQFQVRANLVVPILQSEKLWGLLIAHECAGPRHWLEIEVECLKQISVQLAIAIQQSMLFEQAQSEIADRKQAESALQESEARERSKALELEAAINKLRTTQAQLVQNEKMMSLGQLVAGVAHEINNPLSFIHGNLNPARNYTLDLLELIKVYQHYCPNPPAQVLEKIDEIDLDYIAEDFPKLFNSMQVGTERIVEIVKSLRNFSRLDESAGKSVNIHEGIDSTLMILQNRLKSHSSHGEIQIVKDYQLLPQIECFPGELNQVFMNILMNAIDALEERDKQRSIEECDRHPSTIAIRSYQAAAGFVAVSIADNGRGIPESVLSRLFDPFFTTKPVGKGTGLGLSISHSIIVDRHGGRLSCISTPGEGAEFLIEIPVRPNLTGRNSNLGQ, translated from the coding sequence ATGACATCTGTTTTTGAGTCAACTTTAACGCCTGCTTGTTTAAAAATTCTTTTAGTAGAAGACTGTGCAGAAGATGCAGAACTCATTCAAGAACTGCTGTCTGACCCCCAACTAGGACAATCAATTGATGTCACCAATGTAGTCCGCCTCCGGGAAGCGATAGAAATTTTAAGCGACAAAATTTTTGATGTAATTTTATTAGATATTTCACTTCCTGACAGCCCAAAATTTAATACTTTTTTCCGACTTCAAGATTGCGGTATAAATATTCCGATCGTCATTCTGACAGCCACAGATGACGAAGAACTGGCTGTCGAGTTAATTGCCGCCGGCGCCCAAGATTATCTGGTGAAAAGACAGGTAGACAGCCGGCTGCTGGTGCGGACGCTCAGGTGCGCGATCGCCCGCCAGAAACGGCAAGCAGAATGGCAAAAAAGTCAAGAAAAATACCAGCAGGTTGTTGACAATATCAAAGAAGTAGTTTTTGAAACAAATACTGCTGGCAATTGGACTTTTCTCAATCCCGCTTGGACGGAAATTACCGGATTTACCGTCGATCAAAGCTTAGGAACTTCCTGTTTGAGTTACATTCATTCTGAGGATCAATACCAATATTTAAATTCGTTGAGATGTCTGAGCGAAAATCAAGAAACATCCAGTTGCTATCAAATTCGATATCTTACCAAAAATGGCGAAATTCGCTGGGTGGAAGTGCAAGAATTTTTGATTTTGGGCTGGGATGGCGCGGCGCAGGGGACGACAGGAACTATCCACGATATTACGGATAAAATTTTTGCACTTTCCGAACTGGAAGCTAGTAAAAAGTTTTTGAATTATACGATAGATGCACTGGCTGACCCCATTTTTGTCAAGGACGAACAGCACCGCTGGATACTGTTAAATGATGCTTTTTGCAAGCTAATCGGGAAGCAGCGCGAGGAACTGTTGGGCAAATCGCATTACGACTTTTTCCCAAAACAAGAAGCTGAGATTTTTTGGCATACTGACCAACAAGTTTTTAAGACGGGGAAAGAAAACGAGAGCGAGGAAATATTTACAGACGCCAACGGTGCAAAGCACATTCTGTCTACTAAAAAAACTGTCTTTGAAAATACCGACGGCAGTAAAATTCTCGTCGGGATAATTCGAGATATCACTGAGGAGAGGCGCAAACAATTAGCCCAGCAAGAAAGCGAAGCTAGACTGCGCCAACTTGCTGCCAATTTGCCGGGAATAATTTATCAATTTCGCCTCTCAACCGACGGCAAAAAAAGTTTTCCTTATATTTCTTCTGGCAGCCGCGATTTATTTGAATTGGCACCAGAAAAAATTCAGCAGAATCCTCAACTACTTTTTAGTTTTATTCATCCAGACGACCGCCAAAGATTTGAAGAATCTATTGCTGTTTCTGCGGCAAATATGCAGCCCTGGCAGCAGGAATGGCGCGCGATTGTACCGTCGGGAAAAGTTAAGTGGATGCAAGGCGGTTCGTCGAGACCGGAACGAGTTGATAGTCCGACTGAAATAGGGCAAGAAGGGGATATCGTTTGGGAAGGCATGGTGCTGGATATTACTGATTTAAAACAGGCAGAAGCAGCTTTGCGGGAGAGCGAAGCCAGATTTCGATCGCTCGTTGAGAATATCCCCGGCGCTATCTGCCGCAGCTTGTACGATGCTGAGTGGACGATAGTATTTATTAGCGATGAAATTGAGGTAATTAGCGGGTATCCTGCTGGGGATTTTATTGGCAACAACCGCTTGAGTTTTGCGACCATTGTCCACGAGGCAGACAAGGAAATGGTCGATCGACAAATCAGCACAGCAGTAGAGTCGAAACAGCCGTACAATCTAGAATACCGGATTGTTCGCGCTGACGGCGCGGTGCGGTGGATGTCGGAAAGAGGTAGGCCAACTTACAATCTAGAAGGGCTGGTTTTGTGGCTCGACAGAGCGATTTTTGATATTACCGATCGCAAACAAGCAGAACTGACTCTGTGCCTGATAACTCAAGCTGTAGACAGCGCTAGTGATGCGATCGCGATCGCAGATTTGGACGGTTATTCCGTTTATCACAATCAAGCATTTATTCAGCGCTACGGCTATACAGTTGAGGAACTAAATAATGCCGGTGGCCCAGCAGTAATGTACCCAAAATCTCAAGATTTGAGAAAGTTATTTAGGGTGATGCGGAAAGGTTTTTCCTGGGAAAGTGAAATTGAAATTAAGAGTAAAAATGGCGATATTATAGAAACTTTCTTGCGAGCTAACTGTATTAAAGATAGTGCTAGTCAACCGATAGGAATGATAGCCATAATTGCCGACCTCACAGAAATAAAACGCACCGAATCAGCATTAAAAATCAGTGAAGAGCGATTGCAGTTGGCGGTTTCAGGCAGCTCTTTGGGGCTGTGGGATTGGAATATAGCTACTGGCGAAACTTATTTTGACTTTTATTGGAAATCAATGCTAGGCTACGCAGAAACCGAAATTGAAAACAACCTCAAAGGTTGGGAAAGTTTGGTGCATCCAGAAGATCGAGTGAAGGTAATGGAATGTTTAAATTCCTATTTGGAAGGTGAGACTGATATCTATGAATTTGAATTTCGGATGCTCAACAAAGCGGGAAATTGGCAGTGGATTTTGGCTATGGGCAAGGTAGTCGAGTACGACGAATGGGGTGCGCCGCTGCGGATAACAGGCACTCACAAAGATATCAGTGCCCGCGTTGCAGCAGAAGCCGAAAAAACTCAGTTGATCGCATCTTTGCAACAACTTGCCGAACAGTTGCAAGCAGCGCAAAAAATAGCCCGCATCGGCAATTGGGAATTCGATAGGGAGGCAGGAGTTATTACTTGGTCGGAAGAACTGTTTCGAGTTTACGGTCGAGAATTGAATCGGCCGCCAACCATGGAAGAACTTTTAGATCAAATTCATCCCGATGACAAAGAAAGGTTTGCAGAAGTTGTACAAAAGGCAATGACTGAAGGGACAGCTTACGACATCGACCACCGGATCTGTTTTCCATCAGGAGAAATTAGGCATGTCAACTGTAAAGGACAAGCTATTAAAAATGAGTTAGGTCAGGTGGTGCGGCTGTTTGGCACGGCAATGGATATTAGCCATCGCAAAAAAGCAGAAATTGCTTTACAAGAAAGCGAACAGCGATTTCGAGCTGTATTTGAACAAGCGGCGATCGGCATTGTTAAAGTGTGGCGCGACGGTCAATTTTTGAATGCAAATCAAGGGTTTTGCAATATTGTCGGCTACTCAGAATTAGAGCTAAAATCGCGAAATTTTGGGGATATTTCTCACCCCGAAGATGTAGCAGCCGATGTCGAGTCGCGCGACAGACTGTTAGCTGGGGAAATTTTTAATTATTCAATAGAGAAACGCTTTATTTGCAAAGATGGTTCATTTGTTTGGACTAATATGACTGTATCTTTAGTGCGGGATGGGTTTGGGGAACCTAGCTATGTAATTGCTGTGATTGAAGATATTAGCGCTCGCAAACTTGCCGAGGCCATCTTGCGCCAGCAATTAAAGCGAGAACGCCTAGTGGTAAAAATGCTGGAACGCATTCGCTCTTCTCTTAATTTAGAAGAGATTTTGACAAAAACTGTTGCTGAAGTACGGCAATTCTTGCAAACAGATCGGACAGTTATTTATCAGTTTAATCCCGATTGGAGCGGTTTTGTAAATGTCGAGTCGGTGGGCAAAAATTGGCTGGCTATTCAGGGAATAACTATTAACGATTCCTGCTTTGAAGACAGCTATGCTTCTGCTTACGAACACGGTCGTGCTGTAGCTGTAGATGATATTTACCAAGCTGATATTTCCGAGTGCTACATTAATTTATTAAGTCAATTTCAGGTGCGAGCTAATTTGGTAGTGCCGATTTTGCAAAGCGAGAAGTTGTGGGGGCTATTGATTGCCCACGAGTGCGCGGGCCCCCGCCACTGGCTGGAAATTGAGGTCGAGTGTCTCAAACAAATTAGCGTGCAGTTGGCGATCGCGATCCAGCAATCAATGCTGTTTGAGCAAGCACAAAGTGAAATTGCCGATCGCAAACAAGCCGAGTCAGCTTTGCAGGAATCGGAAGCGCGAGAACGTTCAAAAGCGCTAGAGTTAGAAGCAGCTATTAATAAACTCCGAACGACTCAAGCTCAGCTCGTTCAAAATGAAAAAATGATGAGCTTGGGTCAGTTAGTTGCTGGTGTTGCTCACGAAATTAATAACCCCCTTAGCTTTATTCACGGCAATCTCAATCCGGCTCGCAATTACACTTTAGATTTGCTTGAATTGATTAAAGTTTACCAGCATTACTGTCCCAATCCTCCAGCCCAAGTGTTGGAGAAAATTGATGAAATAGACTTGGATTATATTGCTGAGGATTTCCCGAAATTGTTTAATTCGATGCAAGTAGGAACCGAGCGAATTGTCGAGATTGTGAAATCGTTGCGTAATTTTTCCAGATTGGACGAGTCCGCTGGAAAGTCGGTTAACATTCACGAGGGAATTGATAGCACTTTGATGATTTTGCAAAATCGGTTAAAATCTCACAGCAGTCATGGAGAAATTCAGATAGTTAAAGATTACCAACTATTGCCACAAATTGAATGTTTTCCTGGCGAGTTGAATCAGGTATTTATGAATATTTTAATGAATGCGATCGATGCTTTGGAAGAACGGGACAAGCAGCGTTCGATCGAGGAGTGCGATCGACATCCCAGCACGATCGCTATTCGCAGTTATCAGGCGGCTGCCGGCTTCGTAGCGGTATCTATTGCGGATAACGGGCGGGGGATACCGGAGTCAGTGCTATCGAGGCTGTTTGACCCGTTTTTCACGACTAAACCTGTGGGCAAGGGCACGGGTTTGGGACTGTCGATTTCTCACTCGATTATTGTCGATCGGCACGGCGGCAGATTGAGCTGTATTTCGACACCGGGTGAGGGAGCGGAGTTTTTGATTGAAATTCCAGTGCGGCCGAATTTAACTGGTAGGAATTCAAATTTGGGGCAATAA
- a CDS encoding hybrid sensor histidine kinase/response regulator, with translation MFPLNMNDKNSERSIILIVDDNQTNLDVLFELLRNYGFKVLVALDGESAIEQIDYIHPDLILLDIMMPGIDGFETCRRLKADPSTQDIPIIFMSALSDTPDKVKGFQTGAVDYITKPFQHEEVLSRIQTHLTIRSLQKKLEEKNLELAHLNQNLERLVEQKTKQLINQEKTAIIGRLTQGMVHNLKSPLQVIQTSVDLIETKATQIQEDSLFNYTKYIFQAVTKINQIMDTLMMKSRNEQQQDLHPVNINDLVQREIQLLEGNLYFKNKIRKKYFYDEEITSIPLIYSYLSQVFYNLINNAMDAMWEKKSREITIVTRQDDSNIYMDIADTGCGISSEDLSKIFDPFYTSKPPKGEEKTEGEPTGTGLGLYTCIELLKPFNGEIAISSNVGQGSVFTVVLPKPQNN, from the coding sequence ATGTTTCCCTTGAATATGAACGATAAGAATTCCGAAAGAAGCATCATACTAATTGTCGATGACAACCAAACAAATCTTGACGTACTTTTCGAGTTGTTAAGGAATTACGGGTTTAAAGTATTAGTGGCTCTAGACGGCGAAAGTGCGATCGAGCAAATTGACTACATCCATCCAGACTTGATTCTGTTGGATATCATGATGCCAGGAATTGACGGTTTTGAAACTTGCCGACGTTTGAAAGCAGACCCGTCAACGCAAGATATTCCCATCATCTTCATGAGCGCCCTTTCCGATACGCCTGATAAAGTAAAAGGCTTTCAGACAGGAGCCGTTGACTACATCACTAAGCCTTTCCAGCACGAAGAAGTTTTGAGCCGGATTCAAACCCACTTGACAATCCGCAGCTTGCAAAAAAAACTCGAAGAAAAAAACCTCGAACTTGCCCACCTCAACCAAAACCTGGAAAGACTTGTTGAACAAAAAACCAAGCAATTAATAAACCAGGAAAAAACAGCCATCATCGGACGTTTGACCCAAGGAATGGTTCACAACCTCAAAAGTCCGCTGCAAGTGATCCAGACTAGCGTCGATTTGATTGAAACAAAAGCCACACAAATTCAAGAAGACTCTCTGTTTAATTATACTAAGTATATTTTTCAAGCTGTCACAAAAATCAATCAGATCATGGATACTCTGATGATGAAAAGCCGAAACGAGCAACAGCAAGATTTGCACCCGGTGAATATCAACGATTTAGTGCAGAGAGAAATTCAGCTATTGGAAGGCAACCTGTATTTTAAAAATAAAATTAGAAAAAAATACTTTTATGACGAAGAAATTACCAGCATTCCATTAATTTATTCCTATCTTTCTCAAGTATTTTATAATTTAATCAATAATGCAATGGATGCTATGTGGGAAAAGAAAAGCAGAGAAATAACTATCGTGACTCGGCAAGACGACTCGAACATATACATGGATATTGCCGATACGGGATGCGGCATATCATCTGAAGATTTATCAAAAATTTTTGACCCTTTTTACACATCAAAGCCACCTAAAGGCGAGGAAAAAACCGAAGGCGAACCGACAGGAACTGGTCTAGGACTTTATACTTGTATTGAACTTTTAAAACCTTTTAACGGTGAGATTGCTATTAGCAGCAATGTCGGTCAAGGCAGCGTGTTTACAGTTGTGCTGCCCAAACCGCAGAATAATTGA